Proteins encoded within one genomic window of Thiothrix litoralis:
- a CDS encoding form I ribulose bisphosphate carboxylase large subunit, with protein MAVKNYSAGVKEYRETYWMPDYTPKETDILACFKITPQAGVPREEVAAAVAAESSTGTWTTVWTDLLTDLDYYKGRAYAIEDVPGDDTCFYAFVAYPIDLFEEGSVVNVLTSLVGNVFGFKALRALRLEDIRFPIAYVMTCNGPPQGIQVERDIMNKYGRPLLGCTIKPKLGLSAKNYGRACYEGLRGGLDFTKDDENVNSQPFMRWRHRFDFVMEAIHKAEAETGERKGHYLNVTAPTSDEMMRRAEYAKEIGAPIIMHDYLTGGLSANTQLAQWCQNNGMLLHIHRAMHAVLDRNPHHGIHFRVLTKILRLSGGDHLHSGTVVGKLEGDREATLGWIDIMRDSFIKEDRSRGIFFDQDWGSMPGVIPVASGGIHVWHMPALVNIFGDDSVLQFGGGTLGHPWGNAAGAAANRVAVEACVEARNSGRELEKEGKDILTNAAKSSPELKIAMETWKEIKFEFDTVDKLDVSHK; from the coding sequence ATGGCAGTTAAGAACTATAGCGCTGGTGTTAAAGAATACCGCGAAACTTACTGGATGCCGGATTATACACCGAAAGAAACCGACATCCTCGCTTGCTTCAAAATCACTCCACAAGCTGGCGTACCACGTGAAGAGGTTGCCGCAGCGGTTGCAGCAGAATCTTCCACCGGTACCTGGACAACGGTTTGGACTGACCTCCTGACCGACCTGGATTACTACAAAGGCCGCGCTTACGCGATCGAAGACGTACCCGGCGATGACACTTGCTTCTACGCATTCGTGGCTTACCCCATCGACCTGTTTGAAGAAGGTTCCGTCGTCAACGTACTGACCTCACTGGTGGGTAACGTATTCGGCTTTAAAGCCCTGCGTGCGCTGCGTCTGGAAGACATCCGCTTCCCAATTGCTTACGTTATGACTTGTAATGGCCCACCACAGGGTATCCAAGTTGAACGTGACATCATGAACAAGTATGGTCGTCCACTGTTGGGTTGCACCATCAAGCCGAAACTCGGTCTGTCTGCAAAGAACTACGGTCGTGCGTGTTACGAAGGTCTGCGCGGCGGTCTGGACTTCACCAAGGACGACGAAAACGTTAACTCACAGCCGTTCATGCGCTGGAGACACCGTTTTGACTTCGTTATGGAAGCGATCCACAAAGCTGAAGCCGAAACGGGCGAACGCAAAGGTCACTACCTGAACGTTACAGCACCGACTTCTGATGAAATGATGCGCCGCGCTGAATACGCGAAAGAAATCGGTGCACCGATCATCATGCATGACTACCTGACGGGCGGTCTGTCGGCCAACACCCAGTTGGCGCAATGGTGCCAAAACAACGGCATGTTGCTGCACATTCACCGTGCGATGCACGCGGTTCTTGACCGCAACCCGCACCACGGCATCCACTTCCGCGTGCTGACCAAGATTTTGCGTCTGTCAGGCGGCGACCACCTGCACTCCGGTACCGTTGTGGGTAAGTTGGAAGGCGACCGTGAAGCCACTCTGGGCTGGATCGACATCATGCGCGACTCTTTCATCAAGGAAGACCGTTCACGTGGTATCTTCTTCGACCAAGATTGGGGCTCCATGCCGGGCGTCATCCCGGTTGCCTCCGGTGGTATCCACGTCTGGCACATGCCTGCGCTGGTTAACATCTTTGGTGATGACTCCGTACTGCAATTCGGTGGTGGTACTCTGGGTCACCCTTGGGGTAACGCAGCCGGTGCAGCAGCCAACCGTGTCGCGGTTGAGGCTTGCGTCGAAGCGCGTAACTCTGGTCGTGAACTGGAAAAAGAAGGCAAGGACATCCTCACTAACGCAGCGAAGTCCAGCCCTGAACTGAAAATCGCCATGGAAACCTGGAAAGAAATCAAGTTCGAGTTCGATACCGTTGACAAACTTGACGTATCACACAAGTAA
- a CDS encoding LysR family transcriptional regulator — MPYSLSQIRIFEAVAQYESYTRAAEKLFMTQPAVSMQIKQMEEHSGLALFERQGKKMCLTPIGREVQQYASRVLQAHNDMLGAMKELKGTKGGHLIVSVATTANYFVTQLLAEFSRQHEGINITLDVTNRHTLLDQLENHEPDMVIMGEPPKGHGLQSERLMANPLVVIAAPNHPLVSIDRPLLLSDVLAERFIVREKGSGTRSAIERHLHKHSASCKNTLEMRSNETIKHAVEAGLGLGIVSMHTIQPELDSGRLVVLNVGNFPIQRHWHIVMRKGKRLSPIAREFKRFVMAEAPRFVQNMTASTGG, encoded by the coding sequence ATGCCGTACTCACTGAGTCAGATACGCATATTTGAAGCGGTCGCGCAGTACGAAAGTTATACCCGAGCCGCTGAAAAGCTATTCATGACCCAACCCGCTGTTTCCATGCAAATCAAACAGATGGAAGAACATAGCGGGTTGGCATTGTTTGAGCGCCAAGGAAAAAAGATGTGCCTGACCCCAATAGGTAGGGAAGTGCAACAGTATGCCAGTCGCGTATTACAGGCGCATAACGATATGCTGGGAGCAATGAAAGAACTCAAGGGGACAAAGGGTGGGCATTTGATTGTATCGGTAGCAACAACTGCTAACTATTTTGTCACACAATTATTGGCTGAGTTTTCCCGGCAACACGAAGGCATCAATATCACCCTGGATGTGACCAACCGTCACACCTTGCTGGATCAGTTGGAAAATCACGAACCCGATATGGTGATCATGGGCGAACCCCCCAAAGGCCACGGTTTGCAATCTGAGCGCTTGATGGCAAACCCGTTGGTAGTGATTGCCGCGCCTAATCATCCGCTGGTCAGTATCGACCGCCCCTTGTTGCTCTCTGACGTGTTGGCAGAGCGTTTTATCGTGCGTGAAAAAGGCTCAGGCACACGTAGCGCAATCGAGCGTCACCTGCATAAACACAGTGCCAGTTGCAAAAATACGCTAGAAATGCGCAGCAACGAAACCATCAAACACGCGGTGGAAGCGGGTTTGGGCTTGGGGATTGTGTCGATGCACACCATCCAGCCGGAACTGGATAGCGGACGCTTGGTGGTATTGAATGTGGGAAATTTCCCGATCCAGCGTCACTGGCACATCGTCATGCGCAAGGGCAAACGTTTATCGCCGATTGCTCGCGAATTCAAACGCTTTGTGATGGCGGAAGCACCGCGCTTTGTGCAGAACATGACAGCCTCTACGGGGGGTTAA
- a CDS encoding DUF599 domain-containing protein yields the protein MNTTEIYLLASSITLLTVYHLYLIWMIKHHPLRTDLGINSCARGAWVRNMMRRAPDVLVIQTLRNSLMSASFLASTAILLVAGLLSFTLTNKNNLENFDHVLNVLSNGHPHVALSRLLLLVLTFFFAFFNFVLAVRYYSHAGFLLNAANNEDGHALPEQFMIASLKRGAFHFTLGMRAFLFSLPFGLWLLGPVWLLLGSILLVLVLWKIDFPKHTGIPSNECFVGKGYCEPGKAD from the coding sequence ATGAATACAACCGAAATTTATCTACTTGCCAGCTCCATAACGCTGTTGACAGTCTATCACCTCTATCTCATCTGGATGATAAAACACCACCCGCTGCGCACCGATCTCGGCATCAATTCCTGTGCACGCGGCGCGTGGGTACGTAATATGATGCGCCGCGCACCCGATGTACTTGTCATACAAACCCTGCGTAATTCCTTAATGTCAGCCAGCTTTCTGGCATCAACAGCGATCCTACTGGTAGCCGGTTTGTTGAGTTTTACCCTGACCAACAAGAATAATTTGGAAAATTTCGACCATGTATTGAACGTCCTGAGCAATGGGCATCCGCATGTAGCCTTGTCGCGGCTACTGTTGCTGGTCTTGACGTTTTTCTTTGCGTTTTTCAATTTTGTCTTGGCGGTGCGCTATTACAGCCATGCCGGTTTTCTGCTAAATGCTGCCAACAACGAAGATGGACACGCGCTGCCGGAACAATTCATGATTGCCTCATTAAAACGGGGCGCTTTCCATTTCACGTTGGGAATGCGGGCATTTCTGTTCTCGCTGCCCTTCGGGCTGTGGCTGTTGGGGCCTGTGTGGCTACTGCTGGGAAGTATCCTGTTGGTATTGGTACTATGGAAAATCGACTTCCCCAAGCATACTGGCATTCCTTCCAATGAATGCTTTGTTGGCAAAGGTTATTGTGAGCCAGGCAAAGCCGATTAA
- a CDS encoding type II toxin-antitoxin system VapC family toxin, whose translation MPSTTAWVDTGFLVALFAKDDKHHASAQQFLQSLGRIELHSIWPVVVEACFFLDTAGKLALLQWLERGSMTLHDVSTQDLPLVRSTLEKYQNLEPDFTDAVLVTLAGMLKIRHILTVDERDFSVYRLADGSCFERLWV comes from the coding sequence GTGCCAAGCACCACCGCATGGGTTGATACTGGCTTTTTAGTCGCACTGTTCGCCAAGGATGATAAACATCATGCTTCTGCCCAACAGTTCCTCCAGAGTTTGGGCAGGATCGAACTGCATTCCATCTGGCCGGTGGTGGTGGAAGCCTGCTTTTTTCTGGATACTGCTGGCAAACTTGCCCTGCTGCAATGGCTAGAGCGCGGTTCAATGACCCTACACGATGTCAGTACCCAAGATTTGCCGCTGGTACGCAGCACACTGGAAAAATACCAAAACCTTGAGCCAGATTTTACCGACGCAGTATTGGTGACATTGGCGGGAATGCTCAAAATCAGGCATATTCTGACGGTGGATGAGCGGGATTTTTCAGTCTATCGCCTCGCCGATGGCAGTTGTTTTGAACGGCTATGGGTGTAA
- a CDS encoding ribbon-helix-helix protein, CopG family, translated as MTISVRLPPEEQHMLEMVARRMGRGKSDLVRQAVRELCQRLSADNRTPYSLGQDLFGAGSLAAAPTDPMKRQIWEKLRAKHHRMG; from the coding sequence ATGACAATTTCTGTACGACTTCCACCGGAAGAGCAACACATGCTGGAGATGGTAGCGCGGCGCATGGGGCGCGGTAAGAGCGATTTAGTGCGCCAAGCGGTGCGGGAATTATGCCAACGCCTGTCAGCCGATAACCGCACCCCTTACAGTTTAGGGCAAGATTTGTTCGGCGCGGGTAGCCTTGCCGCCGCCCCCACTGACCCGATGAAACGCCAAATCTGGGAGAAACTGCGTGCCAAGCACCACCGCATGGGTTGA
- a CDS encoding cytochrome-c peroxidase: MKIHSLASSLLLATLCSACGDSSTSTILSTDSALASKEALGQKLFFDTNLSSPAGQACASCHDPAHSFADPDTQFPTSEGANAGRFDERHTLSIAYALYTPAFHFDDTTGGYVGGQFSDGRAKNLLAQAQSPFLDQMEMANPDPGSVIAKVQASTYASLMEQVYGQAIFSEVATAYTSIADAIAAFERTSLFHPFDAKYDHYLAGKATLSTQEAYGLQLFNDPGKGNCATCHTSTAANDTPPLFTNFTYANLGLPTNHDIPLPPDLDAMDFRDYGLGGRPDMPPSERGKFKVPTLRNTAKTAPYGHNGLFKDLREVVDFHNTRDVSAGRWELPEVAENLDTRVGNLGLTDAEVDAIVAFLQTLSDGYTP; encoded by the coding sequence ATGAAAATCCATTCTCTTGCCAGCAGCTTGTTGCTTGCCACGCTTTGCAGCGCGTGTGGCGACAGCAGCACCAGCACTATCCTGTCAACCGACTCAGCCCTTGCCAGCAAGGAAGCCTTGGGGCAGAAACTGTTTTTTGACACCAACCTCTCTTCCCCGGCGGGACAAGCCTGTGCAAGCTGCCACGACCCTGCCCATAGTTTTGCTGACCCTGACACGCAATTCCCCACCTCGGAAGGTGCTAATGCTGGGCGTTTCGATGAGCGCCATACCCTCAGTATCGCTTACGCCTTATACACCCCGGCATTTCACTTTGATGACACCACTGGCGGCTATGTAGGCGGGCAGTTTAGCGACGGACGCGCGAAAAATCTGCTTGCCCAAGCACAAAGTCCGTTTCTTGATCAGATGGAAATGGCGAATCCCGACCCTGGCAGCGTCATTGCCAAAGTACAAGCCTCCACCTACGCCAGCCTGATGGAGCAAGTGTACGGGCAAGCCATTTTCAGTGAGGTTGCTACCGCTTACACCAGCATAGCGGATGCTATCGCAGCCTTTGAACGCACCAGCTTATTTCACCCGTTCGACGCCAAATACGACCATTATCTGGCAGGAAAAGCCACGTTAAGCACGCAAGAAGCCTATGGACTGCAATTGTTTAACGACCCCGGCAAAGGCAATTGTGCCACCTGTCATACCTCCACCGCCGCTAACGACACGCCACCATTATTCACCAATTTCACTTACGCCAATCTGGGCTTGCCAACCAACCACGACATCCCCCTACCGCCCGATCTGGATGCAATGGATTTCAGGGATTATGGTTTGGGTGGCAGGCCGGATATGCCGCCCAGCGAACGCGGTAAATTCAAGGTTCCGACCTTGCGCAATACCGCCAAAACAGCACCCTACGGGCATAACGGCCTGTTCAAGGACTTACGGGAAGTGGTCGATTTCCACAACACGCGAGATGTATCCGCAGGCCGCTGGGAATTGCCGGAAGTGGCGGAAAACCTTGATACCCGCGTCGGCAATCTGGGGTTAACGGATGCAGAGGTGGATGCCATTGTCGCTTTCCTGCAAACCTTGAGTGATGGCTATACGCCGTAA
- the gyrA gene encoding DNA gyrase subunit A yields MATFAKEIIPVNLEDEMRQSYLDYAMSVIVGRALPDVRDGLKPVHRRVLFAMSELGNDWNKSYKKSARIVGDVIGKYHPHGDTAVYDTMVRMAQPFSLRYMLVDGQGNFGSVDGDSPAAMRYTEVRMSKVAHELQMDIDKETVDFVPNYDGNEKEPSVFPTRIPNLLVNGSSGIAVGMATNIPPHNLTETVNACLALLSDPDMDISDLMEYLPGPDFPTAGIINGARGIREAYTTGKGRIYVRARANVEVDARTGRETIIVTELPYQVNKARLLEKIAELVKEKKIEGISELRDESDKDGMRMVIELKRGESGDVLINNLYKQTQMQSVFGINMVALLDGQPRLLNLKDILSAFLRHRREIVTRRTIFEVRKARERAHILEGLAVALSNIDDIITLIKSAPSPADAKLGLVARAWNAGIVSDMLSRSGADTCRPDDLPEQYGLRPDGYWLSEVQAQAILDLRLHRLTGLEKDKIIAEYRELLEKIADLLEILSNPDRLLQVIRDELLLIRDTYGDARRTEINVVGEDLCMEDLIADEEVMVTFSHAGYAKAQTLDTYRAQKRGGRGKAATSMKDEDFIEKLFVASMHDTLLCFSSRGRMYWLKVYQLPMGGRGARGKPMVNLLPLEEGERINAVLPIREYAEDKYIFMATSEGTVKKTSLADFSRPRTAGIIAVDLRDGDQLVDVAVTNGDNEVMLFSTSGKAIRFHESDVRAMGRTAAGVRGIRLEEGQEVNALIILGEGELLIATENGYGKRTRAEEFSQQGRGGQGVIAIQTSDRNGNAIGAVQVREECQIMLITDGGTLVRTPVVDVSIVGRNTQGVTLIRLSEGEKLVQVAPILTDVSDEDLDAAELTDMTEANNATNITDDQE; encoded by the coding sequence ATGGCCACATTTGCCAAGGAAATTATCCCGGTTAATCTCGAAGATGAAATGCGTCAGTCCTATCTGGACTACGCGATGAGTGTCATCGTCGGGCGTGCTTTACCAGACGTGCGCGACGGTTTGAAACCCGTACATCGTCGCGTGTTGTTTGCCATGAGTGAACTTGGCAACGACTGGAACAAGTCTTACAAAAAATCTGCGCGTATCGTTGGTGACGTGATCGGTAAATACCATCCGCACGGTGATACGGCTGTGTACGATACGATGGTGCGGATGGCGCAACCGTTTTCACTGCGCTACATGCTGGTGGACGGGCAGGGTAACTTCGGTTCCGTGGATGGTGACTCACCAGCGGCGATGCGTTATACCGAAGTGCGTATGTCCAAGGTGGCTCATGAGTTGCAAATGGACATCGACAAAGAAACCGTCGATTTCGTCCCCAACTACGATGGCAACGAAAAAGAACCCAGCGTATTCCCCACGCGCATTCCCAATCTGCTGGTTAACGGTTCTTCCGGTATCGCGGTCGGTATGGCGACCAATATTCCGCCCCACAACCTGACCGAAACGGTCAATGCTTGTCTGGCATTGCTCTCCGACCCGGATATGGACATCAGCGATTTGATGGAATACCTGCCGGGGCCAGATTTCCCGACGGCCGGTATCATTAACGGCGCACGCGGTATCCGCGAAGCCTACACGACAGGGAAAGGCCGCATCTACGTCCGCGCCCGTGCCAATGTCGAAGTCGATGCCCGCACGGGTCGCGAAACCATCATCGTCACCGAGTTACCGTATCAGGTCAACAAGGCACGTTTGCTGGAAAAAATCGCCGAACTGGTGAAAGAGAAAAAGATCGAAGGCATTTCCGAGTTGCGCGACGAGTCCGACAAGGACGGGATGCGCATGGTGATCGAACTCAAGCGCGGTGAATCCGGCGACGTTCTCATCAATAACTTGTACAAGCAAACCCAGATGCAGAGCGTGTTCGGCATCAATATGGTGGCGCTGCTGGACGGTCAACCGCGTTTACTGAACCTAAAAGACATCCTTTCGGCCTTCCTGCGTCATCGCCGCGAGATCGTGACCCGCCGCACCATTTTTGAAGTCCGCAAAGCGCGTGAACGTGCTCATATCCTTGAAGGTTTGGCGGTGGCGTTGTCGAATATCGACGACATCATTACGCTGATTAAATCTGCGCCCAGCCCAGCCGATGCGAAACTGGGTTTGGTGGCGCGTGCTTGGAATGCAGGCATTGTTAGCGACATGCTCAGCCGTTCCGGTGCGGATACCTGTCGCCCGGACGATTTGCCAGAGCAATACGGTTTGCGCCCAGACGGTTACTGGCTGTCTGAAGTACAAGCGCAAGCGATTCTGGATTTACGTCTGCACCGCCTGACTGGGCTGGAAAAAGACAAGATCATTGCCGAATACCGTGAATTGCTGGAAAAGATTGCCGATTTGCTGGAAATTCTTAGTAATCCTGACCGCTTGCTGCAAGTGATCCGTGATGAATTGCTGCTGATCCGTGACACTTACGGTGATGCTCGCCGCACTGAAATCAACGTGGTCGGCGAAGACCTGTGCATGGAAGACCTGATTGCTGACGAAGAAGTCATGGTCACGTTCTCGCACGCCGGTTACGCCAAAGCGCAAACCCTCGACACTTACCGTGCGCAAAAACGCGGCGGACGTGGCAAAGCCGCCACGTCAATGAAAGACGAAGACTTCATCGAAAAGCTGTTCGTTGCCAGTATGCACGACACCTTGCTGTGCTTCTCCAGCCGGGGGCGCATGTATTGGTTGAAGGTATACCAGTTGCCAATGGGCGGACGCGGTGCACGCGGCAAACCGATGGTCAACTTGCTGCCATTGGAAGAAGGCGAACGCATCAATGCGGTGCTGCCGATCCGCGAATACGCCGAAGACAAATACATCTTCATGGCAACGTCAGAAGGTACGGTAAAGAAAACCTCACTGGCTGATTTCTCGCGCCCACGTACTGCTGGGATCATTGCCGTTGACCTGCGTGATGGTGACCAATTGGTCGATGTCGCCGTAACCAACGGTGACAACGAAGTCATGCTGTTCAGCACTTCCGGTAAAGCCATCCGTTTCCACGAATCCGACGTGCGGGCGATGGGGCGTACTGCCGCTGGCGTGCGTGGTATTCGTTTGGAAGAAGGTCAGGAAGTGAATGCGCTGATTATTCTGGGCGAAGGTGAATTGCTGATTGCCACCGAAAATGGCTACGGCAAACGTACTCGCGCCGAAGAATTTTCGCAACAAGGTCGCGGTGGACAGGGCGTAATCGCCATCCAGACTTCCGATCGTAACGGCAATGCGATAGGCGCAGTGCAAGTTCGTGAGGAATGTCAAATCATGCTCATTACCGACGGTGGTACGCTAGTACGCACGCCGGTGGTAGACGTTTCCATCGTGGGTCGCAATACGCAGGGCGTCACCTTGATTCGCCTCAGTGAGGGTGAAAAATTGGTGCAGGTTGCGCCAATCTTGACCGATGTTAGCGATGAAGACCTTGATGCTGCCGAGCTTACCGATATGACCGAAGCTAATAATGCTACCAACATAACTGACGATCAGGAATAA